In Methanosphaera sp. ISO3-F5, a genomic segment contains:
- a CDS encoding 30S ribosomal protein S4 has protein sequence MGHPRKPRKQYDTPSHPWNAERIQEENRLAAKYGLKNKKEIWKADSRVKRYRRDARIILGMDVDERQQQEAELLNHLVRLGFISPNAKLEEVLDLNVEDVLRRRLQSLVHRKGLSQTAKEARLFVVHGHITLNGKKINAPGHLVAVADEDNIDFYPGSPVAHKVDAPQEAEAETEEVAAEEPDEE, from the coding sequence ATGGGACATCCAAGAAAACCACGAAAACAATACGACACTCCATCACATCCATGGAATGCAGAACGTATACAAGAAGAAAACAGATTAGCTGCAAAATATGGTTTAAAAAATAAAAAAGAAATATGGAAAGCAGACTCAAGAGTAAAAAGATACAGAAGAGATGCTCGTATTATCTTAGGTATGGACGTTGACGAAAGACAACAACAAGAAGCAGAATTATTAAACCATCTTGTAAGATTAGGATTTATCTCACCTAACGCTAAACTAGAAGAAGTATTAGACTTAAACGTAGAAGACGTTCTAAGAAGAAGATTACAAAGTTTAGTACACAGAAAAGGATTAAGTCAAACAGCTAAAGAAGCAAGACTATTTGTAGTACATGGTCACATTACCCTAAACGGTAAAAAAATTAACGCACCAGGACACTTAGTAGCAGTAGCTGATGAAGACAACATAGACTTCTATCCAGGTTCACCAGTTGCACATAAAGTAGATGCTCCACAAGAAGCAGAAGCAGAAACAGAAGAAGTAGCAGCAGAAGAACCAGACGAAGAATAA
- a CDS encoding 30S ribosomal protein S13, producing MAEEEFRHMVRITRKDVDGSKTIASALTEIRGIGKAFAIAICKVLDLDQEQQIGYIDDASVEKIEEVLENPQEFGIPEWFLNRRFDYETGETKHLIESDLNMTLRDDLNRMKMIRSYKGKRHEVGLPVRGQRTKSTFRHGSSVGVSRSRG from the coding sequence ATGGCTGAAGAAGAATTTAGACATATGGTCCGTATTACTCGTAAAGACGTAGACGGAAGCAAAACAATTGCATCAGCTTTAACCGAAATCAGAGGAATAGGTAAAGCATTCGCAATAGCTATATGTAAAGTTTTAGATCTAGATCAAGAACAACAAATAGGTTACATCGATGATGCATCAGTTGAAAAAATCGAAGAAGTACTTGAAAACCCTCAAGAATTCGGAATTCCTGAATGGTTCTTAAACAGAAGATTTGATTACGAAACTGGTGAAACAAAACACCTAATCGAATCTGACTTAAACATGACATTACGTGATGACCTCAACAGAATGAAAATGATCAGAAGCTACAAAGGTAAAAGACACGAAGTCGGTCTACCAGTACGTGGTCAAAGAACTAAATCAACATTTAGACACGGTTCATCTGTTGGTGTAAGCAGATCAAGAGGATAA
- a CDS encoding 50S ribosomal protein L18e — translation MKLSKTNPNTIDLIKSLTKQSSAEDAPIWKAVANELKRANRKNNEVNVYHIDKYSDDDDTVLVPTKVLGEGNITKKVTVAAFKFSQEAEKKIVAAGGKCLKIDELMAENPKGSNVKIIK, via the coding sequence ATGAAATTATCAAAAACTAACCCTAATACAATTGATTTAATCAAATCCCTCACCAAACAATCATCTGCAGAAGATGCTCCTATATGGAAAGCTGTTGCTAACGAGCTAAAAAGGGCTAATAGAAAAAACAATGAAGTAAATGTTTACCATATAGACAAATATTCTGACGACGATGATACAGTACTTGTACCAACAAAAGTTTTAGGTGAAGGTAACATAACCAAAAAAGTAACTGTAGCAGCATTTAAATTCTCACAAGAAGCAGAAAAGAAAATCGTAGCTGCTGGCGGAAAATGCCTAAAAATTGATGAACTAATGGCTGAAAATCCAAAAGGATCTAATGTTAAAATCATAAAGTAG
- a CDS encoding RNA-guided endonuclease TnpB family protein, translated as MIVQLMLTELKKSKIWLKRVDSTGLIESLKNLENAFNRFFNQISKYPRHKNKYNPVQSYKTNNINNNIRIKDKFIRLPKVGWIRFRTHQKITGQIQSVTVKRKASGKYFISILCKNVTRHIFKSNNRSCGIDLGVSRFVTINTGKIIPFPQQNKIAQLNNRIRRLQRKISKKEFGSKNYNKIKKKIAQTYEKIHNILDYHFYKIAQQLTEKYQVICMETLNIKGMLKNSRLSKSIQEKSWHMFTKIIEQKAYEHGRTLIHINQWYPSSKTCNNCQYYNEDLTLNNRTWTCTQCGNKHDRDINAAKNIHHEGLKKIKQNHY; from the coding sequence ATGATTGTTCAGCTAATGTTAACTGAGCTAAAAAAGTCTAAAATTTGGTTAAAACGAGTTGATTCCACAGGTTTAATTGAATCATTGAAAAATTTAGAAAATGCATTTAACAGATTCTTTAACCAAATCAGCAAGTATCCACGCCATAAAAATAAATATAATCCAGTACAATCTTATAAAACCAATAATATCAATAACAATATCAGAATTAAGGACAAATTTATTCGTCTTCCTAAGGTAGGTTGGATCCGATTTCGTACCCATCAAAAGATAACTGGCCAAATACAATCTGTAACTGTTAAAAGAAAAGCATCAGGCAAATATTTTATTTCTATTTTATGTAAAAATGTTACAAGACATATTTTTAAGAGTAATAATCGTAGTTGTGGTATAGATTTGGGAGTATCACGTTTTGTCACAATAAACACGGGCAAAATAATACCTTTCCCACAACAAAACAAAATCGCACAGCTAAATAATAGAATACGAAGATTACAAAGAAAAATATCCAAGAAAGAATTTGGCAGCAAAAACTATAATAAAATCAAAAAGAAAATAGCACAAACCTATGAAAAAATACATAACATACTAGACTATCACTTCTATAAGATAGCACAACAATTAACAGAAAAATACCAAGTAATCTGCATGGAAACACTAAACATCAAAGGTATGCTAAAAAACAGCAGACTATCCAAGAGTATACAAGAAAAATCATGGCACATGTTCACAAAAATAATAGAACAAAAAGCATACGAACACGGACGAACACTAATACACATAAACCAATGGTACCCATCCAGCAAAACATGCAACAACTGTCAATACTACAATGAAGACTTAACGCTAAACAACCGAACATGGACATGCACCCAATGTGGTAACAAACACGACAGAGACATAAACGCAGCCAAAAACATACACCATGAAGGATTAAAAAAAATCAAACAAAATCATTATTAA
- the pyk gene encoding pyruvate kinase, which yields MKKTKIISTIGPASDTVETMTQMANNGMDCARINLSHAKKEDILKTINIIREVRQKSGKPLAIMYDTKGPEFRTTTIENGGTTLQKNDTIKMSKNCKKGNNKEFGVNHNEAIDYIKLGDKVLIDNALLELIVIDKKEDHVLLKALGNGKIQDHKTINVPGVDLNLDFMSEIDREDITFAAKHACDYLALSFVNTREDVIEARKIIEKAGGDALIISKIESRKGIENINEIIEESDGIMVARGDLGVDVPMEELPILQKNIIHKCREKGKFAIVATEMLASMYENPRPTRAEVSDIANAILDGTDCVMLSGETTIGKYPIQAVSIMARICEYVESTIDYSKHVAYKGTIGTSDTIAKLVAEAVEYSDIKLIVTTTMTGFTARKISNLRPNSTILACCPSNHIAEKVVLNFGVKPVTTDIYENTDEMVENSKKIAQKEFNLNKGDLIIVTGGFPLRKAKTTNYIRIIEID from the coding sequence ATGAAAAAAACAAAAATAATAAGCACAATAGGTCCAGCAAGTGACACAGTAGAAACCATGACACAAATGGCAAACAATGGAATGGACTGTGCCAGAATAAACCTCAGCCACGCAAAAAAAGAAGACATACTAAAAACAATCAACATAATACGAGAAGTACGACAAAAATCAGGAAAACCATTAGCAATAATGTACGACACTAAAGGACCAGAATTCAGAACAACAACAATAGAAAACGGAGGCACAACCCTACAAAAAAATGACACAATAAAAATGAGCAAAAACTGCAAAAAAGGCAACAACAAAGAATTCGGAGTAAACCACAACGAAGCAATAGACTACATAAAACTAGGAGACAAAGTACTCATAGACAATGCCCTACTAGAATTAATAGTCATAGACAAAAAAGAAGATCACGTACTACTAAAAGCATTAGGAAACGGAAAAATACAAGACCATAAAACAATAAACGTCCCAGGAGTAGACCTAAACCTAGATTTCATGAGCGAAATAGATAGAGAAGACATAACATTCGCAGCAAAACACGCCTGCGACTACCTGGCATTATCATTCGTAAACACACGAGAAGACGTGATAGAAGCACGAAAAATAATAGAAAAAGCAGGAGGAGATGCCCTAATAATATCAAAAATAGAAAGCAGAAAAGGAATAGAAAACATAAACGAAATAATAGAAGAATCCGATGGAATCATGGTAGCCAGAGGAGACCTCGGAGTAGACGTACCAATGGAAGAACTACCAATACTACAGAAAAACATAATACATAAATGCCGAGAAAAAGGCAAATTTGCAATAGTAGCCACAGAAATGCTCGCATCAATGTATGAAAATCCAAGACCAACAAGAGCAGAAGTATCCGACATAGCAAACGCAATACTAGACGGAACAGACTGTGTGATGCTATCCGGAGAAACCACAATAGGAAAATATCCAATACAAGCAGTAAGCATAATGGCCAGAATATGCGAATACGTAGAATCCACGATAGACTACTCAAAACACGTAGCATACAAGGGAACAATAGGCACCAGTGACACAATAGCAAAACTAGTTGCAGAAGCAGTAGAATACTCAGATATTAAACTCATCGTCACAACCACAATGACAGGATTCACAGCACGTAAAATCAGTAATCTAAGACCAAACTCCACAATACTTGCATGCTGCCCATCAAATCATATTGCAGAAAAAGTTGTCTTAAACTTTGGAGTAAAACCAGTAACAACAGACATATACGAAAATACTGATGAAATGGTAGAAAATTCCAAAAAAATAGCACAAAAAGAATTCAATCTGAATAAGGGTGATCTGATAATAGTTACTGGAGGATTCCCATTAAGAAAGGCAAAAACAACAAATTATATTAGAATAATAGAAATAGATTAA
- a CDS encoding EFR1 family ferrodoxin (N-terminal region resembles flavodoxins. C-terminal ferrodoxin region binds two 4Fe-4S clusters.), with protein MKILYFSSTGNNIYIGQVLGGELLSIPQLIKNEQYNIKDDVVGIIFPNYYITVPDIVAQYLEKVEIDADYLFTICSYGSVEEGALRALIKCNKIIEQKCSVNYSNTVLMVDNYLPAFDMKKEKEIKKDEKIDAQILTIKEDILNKKQHKIPYDIDEDVYLQDQQHKERFQKLIKLELTDNECIQCGVCVKVCPRANIKLEDKPVIGDNCEQCLGCVHHCVNKVIKTNMDKSSERFINSHIKLSQIIESNNQY; from the coding sequence ATGAAGATTTTATATTTTTCATCAACTGGAAATAATATATACATTGGACAAGTTTTGGGTGGAGAATTACTTAGTATTCCACAATTAATCAAGAACGAACAATACAATATAAAGGATGATGTTGTTGGAATTATTTTCCCAAATTATTATATTACAGTACCAGATATAGTAGCCCAATACTTGGAAAAGGTAGAGATAGATGCAGATTACCTATTCACAATATGCTCCTATGGATCCGTAGAGGAAGGTGCTTTAAGAGCACTTATAAAGTGTAACAAGATAATAGAACAAAAATGCAGTGTAAACTATTCAAACACAGTACTGATGGTGGATAATTACCTGCCTGCTTTTGACATGAAGAAAGAAAAGGAAATTAAAAAGGATGAAAAAATAGATGCACAAATATTAACTATAAAAGAGGATATCCTTAACAAAAAGCAGCACAAAATACCATATGATATTGATGAGGATGTATATTTACAGGACCAGCAACATAAGGAACGTTTCCAGAAGCTAATTAAACTTGAATTAACAGACAATGAATGCATACAATGTGGCGTATGCGTTAAAGTATGTCCAAGGGCCAATATTAAACTGGAAGATAAACCGGTTATTGGTGATAACTGTGAGCAATGCTTGGGTTGTGTACATCACTGTGTTAATAAGGTTATAAAAACAAACATGGACAAGAGTAGTGAAAGATTCATTAATTCACATATTAAGTTGTCACAGATTATTGAAAGCAATAATCAATATTAG
- a CDS encoding RNA-guided pseudouridylation complex pseudouridine synthase subunit Cbf5, producing MVDYDFKQEADTDYSYGCPPSERTLEEHINKGIINVDKPSGPTSHEVDNWVKDIMHVDKTGHGGTLDPKVTGVLPVAMNTATKSLQFLLFSPKEYVCLMRLHKPISEERIIEILDEFTGKIYQIPPVKSAVKRELRVRNIYEIKLLEIRDNQDVLFRIKCESGTYIRKYCHDIGEALGCGAHMAELRRTMAGSFKEDETLTTLQDVTDAYHFYKEDGDEKYLREIIQPMEHTTKYVKKVYVKDSAVDAICHGASLASTGIVKLNNQIHENNMVAVMTLKDELLAMGKSLYSADDIVDMDTKIVVNIQKVFILPNTYPKMWK from the coding sequence ATGGTTGATTATGATTTTAAACAAGAAGCTGATACTGATTATAGTTATGGTTGTCCACCTTCTGAGAGGACTTTAGAAGAGCATATTAATAAGGGTATTATTAATGTTGATAAGCCTTCTGGTCCTACTAGTCATGAGGTGGATAATTGGGTGAAGGATATTATGCATGTTGATAAGACTGGTCATGGTGGTACTCTTGATCCTAAGGTTACGGGTGTTCTTCCTGTTGCTATGAATACTGCCACCAAAAGTTTACAATTTCTGCTTTTTTCACCCAAGGAATATGTATGTCTTATGAGATTACATAAACCAATAAGTGAAGAACGTATAATTGAAATACTTGACGAATTTACTGGTAAGATTTATCAAATACCTCCAGTTAAATCAGCGGTAAAACGTGAATTAAGAGTACGTAATATTTATGAGATTAAACTATTAGAAATAAGAGACAATCAAGATGTACTTTTCAGGATAAAATGTGAATCAGGAACATACATAAGAAAATACTGCCATGACATAGGAGAAGCACTGGGCTGTGGAGCACACATGGCAGAACTAAGAAGAACAATGGCAGGATCATTCAAGGAAGATGAAACACTGACAACACTACAGGATGTTACAGACGCTTACCACTTCTACAAGGAAGATGGAGACGAAAAGTACCTAAGAGAAATTATTCAACCAATGGAACATACAACTAAATACGTGAAAAAGGTATATGTAAAGGATTCAGCCGTGGATGCAATATGTCATGGAGCAAGTCTGGCCAGTACTGGAATAGTAAAACTTAACAATCAGATACATGAAAATAACATGGTTGCAGTGATGACACTTAAGGATGAGCTACTGGCTATGGGGAAAAGTTTATATAGTGCGGATGACATAGTAGATATGGATACTAAAATAGTGGTAAATATACAAAAAGTATTTATACTACCAAATACATATCCTAAGATGTGGAAGTAA
- a CDS encoding helix-turn-helix domain-containing protein has protein sequence MIVVMYKSFVVRIYPDEVQENFFTNQFGCCRFVFNTFLDAKKKVYTENGEYLSFYDCSANVN, from the coding sequence TTGATAGTTGTTATGTATAAGAGTTTTGTTGTTCGTATTTATCCTGATGAGGTTCAGGAGAATTTTTTCACTAATCAGTTTGGTTGTTGTCGGTTTGTTTTTAATACTTTTCTGGATGCCAAAAAGAAAGTATATACTGAAAATGGGGAGTATTTGTCTTTTTATGATTGTTCAGCTAATGTTAACTGA
- a CDS encoding DUF3795 domain-containing protein yields the protein MAKEFKRENLLFSLCGLNCSLCPLFIRKECTGCIEGSMCYKLCTFAPCSIEHEGVEYCFECKEYPCDKYEDVEKHDSLISHINQKIDMEKAMTMGIEKYNQEAKKLKYYINFWKNIIRTMIKKYSSAQQ from the coding sequence ATGGCTAAAGAATTTAAGAGAGAAAATCTTCTATTTTCATTATGTGGACTAAACTGTAGTCTATGTCCACTATTTATTAGAAAAGAATGCACCGGATGTATCGAGGGAAGTATGTGTTACAAACTATGTACCTTCGCACCATGCAGCATAGAACACGAAGGAGTAGAATACTGTTTTGAATGCAAAGAATATCCATGCGACAAATACGAGGATGTGGAAAAACATGACTCACTAATTTCACACATAAACCAAAAAATCGACATGGAAAAAGCAATGACAATGGGAATAGAAAAATATAACCAGGAAGCCAAAAAGTTGAAATATTACATAAATTTCTGGAAGAATATAATCCGAACAATGATAAAGAAGTATTCTTCTGCACAGCAGTAA
- a CDS encoding aldo/keto reductase has product MKYVKLGTTDLEVSKVCLGCMGFGDPENGMHTWTLNEEKSREIISYAIDEGINFFDTAIGYQNGTSEQYLGRTIKDYADREDMVVATKFLPRTEEEIKNNVSGQEHIRNMAQKSLENLGLDYIDLYIYHMWDFNTPITDILDGLNQLVDEGLVHNIGISNCFAWQLVKSNAIAKENGLKGFVSVQGHHNLIFREEEREMIPYCLEDDIATTPYSSLASGRLSRLPSVTSKRLEEDSYAKTKYDKTEEQDNKIIYRVNELAEKYDVTMTEVSLSWLETKVTSPIVGSTKKYHVDGAVGSTELNLSKDDIGYLEELYVPHELVGVMADNNKTLNDNSKVWMKHTKDKL; this is encoded by the coding sequence ATGAAATATGTTAAACTGGGAACAACTGATTTAGAAGTTAGTAAAGTATGTCTTGGATGTATGGGATTTGGAGATCCTGAAAATGGTATGCACACATGGACATTAAACGAGGAAAAATCAAGAGAAATAATCAGTTATGCAATAGATGAAGGAATTAACTTCTTTGACACTGCAATAGGCTACCAGAATGGAACAAGCGAACAATACCTTGGACGAACAATTAAAGACTATGCTGACAGGGAGGACATGGTAGTAGCAACAAAGTTCCTGCCAAGAACAGAAGAAGAAATTAAAAACAACGTTTCTGGCCAGGAACATATTAGAAATATGGCACAGAAGAGCCTGGAAAACCTGGGACTCGATTATATTGACCTGTACATATATCATATGTGGGACTTTAACACACCAATAACTGACATACTTGACGGGTTAAACCAGCTAGTAGATGAAGGATTAGTGCATAATATAGGAATATCCAACTGTTTTGCATGGCAACTAGTAAAATCAAATGCAATTGCTAAAGAAAATGGACTGAAAGGATTTGTATCAGTACAGGGACATCATAACCTAATCTTCAGGGAAGAAGAAAGGGAAATGATACCATACTGTTTGGAGGATGATATAGCTACAACACCATATAGTTCACTTGCATCCGGCCGATTATCCAGACTACCAAGTGTGACGTCAAAGCGTTTGGAAGAAGATTCTTATGCTAAGACAAAATATGATAAAACAGAAGAACAGGACAATAAGATAATTTATCGTGTGAATGAATTGGCAGAAAAGTATGATGTTACTATGACAGAGGTATCATTGTCCTGGCTTGAAACTAAGGTCACATCTCCTATAGTTGGATCTACCAAGAAGTATCATGTGGATGGTGCAGTGGGAAGTACGGAGTTAAATTTATCAAAGGATGATATAGGATACTTGGAAGAGTTGTATGTGCCTCATGAACTTGTCGGGGTTATGGCTGATAATAATAAAACTCTTAATGATAATAGTAAAGTTTGGATGAAACATACTAAAGACAAGTTATAA
- a CDS encoding DNA-directed RNA polymerase subunit D — MNIEIREKDEERAVFVVEGVDDTFINTIRRICLVEIPTLAIEDVNIFKNDAKMFDEVLAHRLGLIPIKTDLNSYIFKSECDCDNHCSSCSVSFLLKEKGPKIVYSKDLKSDDPAIKPVYDTIPIVELREGEEVELEAIAELGLGSEHAKWQATTTCGYKYYPKIIIDNDKVTDLEEYVEECPRNVLQIEDGLLTYNDVENCSTCRTCQRLSEKDDNGITIDFEEGKYIFKIETDGSLRPEEVLTIACDILSEKADNIINFVNEEE; from the coding sequence ATGAATATAGAAATAAGAGAAAAGGATGAAGAAAGAGCTGTATTTGTAGTTGAAGGTGTAGATGACACATTTATAAATACAATTAGAAGAATATGTCTAGTGGAAATCCCTACTCTTGCAATTGAAGATGTTAACATTTTCAAAAACGATGCAAAAATGTTCGATGAAGTACTAGCTCATAGATTAGGATTAATCCCAATCAAAACAGATTTAAACTCCTACATATTTAAATCAGAATGTGACTGTGACAATCATTGTTCAAGTTGTAGTGTTTCATTTCTTTTAAAAGAAAAAGGTCCTAAAATAGTATATTCAAAAGATCTAAAATCAGACGACCCAGCTATAAAACCAGTTTATGATACAATACCAATAGTAGAACTTCGAGAAGGCGAAGAAGTTGAATTAGAAGCTATAGCAGAACTTGGTTTAGGTTCCGAACATGCAAAATGGCAGGCAACAACAACATGTGGATACAAATACTATCCAAAAATCATCATAGACAACGATAAAGTAACAGATCTAGAAGAATACGTTGAAGAATGTCCAAGAAACGTGTTACAAATTGAAGACGGATTACTAACCTATAATGATGTGGAAAACTGTTCAACATGCAGAACCTGTCAAAGATTATCAGAAAAAGATGATAACGGCATAACCATAGACTTTGAAGAAGGGAAATATATATTCAAAATCGAAACAGACGGATCATTAAGACCAGAGGAAGTTCTAACAATAGCTTGTGATATACTATCAGAAAAAGCAGATAATATTATAAACTTTGTTAATGAGGAGGAATAA
- a CDS encoding ADP-ribosylglycohydrolase family protein, whose protein sequence is MIEKETIYSGIIGAVVADALGVPYEFSAPEDMRENPATTMTGHGMYNQPVGTWSDDSSMTLATMDSLLNGIDYEDMMDKFSQWVVNAKYTPHDNVFDCGITTCSAIYNYFQNHTPALESGLTDEHSNGNGSLMRILPVSLYSYANKLSVNKQMELIDNTSSLTHAHKISKASCNIYNFIVQEVLENPREDFKELIKKGLDKSRKYYDNSEYSCFNRIYDNLFMLTDDDIESKGYVVYSLEVALYSCYHTDSYKEAVLKSVNYGRDTDTNAIITGGLAALYYGYDSIPPEWIKQIVRLDYIKDLCDKFTESLQ, encoded by the coding sequence ATGATAGAAAAAGAAACAATATACTCAGGAATAATAGGTGCAGTAGTAGCAGATGCACTGGGAGTACCCTACGAATTCTCAGCACCTGAGGACATGAGGGAAAACCCGGCAACTACCATGACAGGACATGGAATGTACAACCAGCCAGTGGGAACATGGAGTGATGACTCATCAATGACGCTGGCAACAATGGACAGCCTACTAAATGGAATAGACTATGAGGATATGATGGATAAATTCAGTCAATGGGTGGTTAATGCAAAATACACTCCACATGATAATGTGTTTGACTGTGGAATTACAACCTGTAGTGCAATATATAATTACTTTCAAAATCATACTCCGGCACTGGAATCCGGATTAACCGATGAACACAGTAACGGTAATGGTTCACTCATGAGAATACTGCCAGTATCATTATACTCATATGCAAATAAACTGTCAGTTAATAAACAGATGGAATTGATAGATAACACATCATCATTAACGCATGCACATAAGATAAGTAAGGCATCATGTAATATTTACAACTTCATAGTACAGGAAGTGCTCGAAAACCCTAGAGAAGACTTCAAAGAATTAATAAAGAAAGGATTAGATAAATCAAGAAAATACTATGATAACAGTGAATACTCATGCTTTAACAGGATATATGACAACCTGTTCATGTTAACAGATGATGACATAGAATCCAAGGGATATGTAGTGTACTCATTAGAAGTAGCATTATACTCCTGCTACCATACGGATAGTTACAAGGAAGCCGTGCTAAAAAGTGTGAACTATGGACGAGACACTGATACTAATGCAATAATAACAGGTGGACTAGCAGCATTATACTATGGATATGATAGCATACCACCAGAATGGATAAAACAGATAGTTAGACTAGATTATATAAAAGATTTATGTGACAAATTCACAGAATCATTACAATAG
- a CDS encoding transposase, producing MLIRHNNAIKGPKYDTNFAISAIRAIRCYNPTYILADKAYDTELIKQTIVEETTALLQIPVKTRQKSGTYRSKCRTIFRPQVYRFRNQVEGVNSVEKRKFRGINNSRSTTLQIKETKLKNVFYNIYRSIQIVQK from the coding sequence ATGTTAATAAGACACAATAATGCTATAAAAGGACCAAAATATGATACAAACTTCGCAATAAGTGCAATTAGAGCTATAAGATGTTATAATCCTACATACATATTAGCTGATAAAGCTTATGATACTGAACTAATTAAACAAACGATTGTTGAAGAAACTACAGCATTGCTTCAAATACCAGTTAAAACAAGACAAAAAAGTGGTACATACAGGTCAAAATGCAGAACAATATTCAGACCACAAGTATACAGATTCAGAAACCAAGTAGAAGGAGTAAACAGTGTAGAAAAAAGAAAATTCCGCGGAATAAACAACAGTAGAAGTACTACATTACAAATAAAAGAAACAAAACTTAAAAATGTATTCTACAATATTTACAGATCGATTCAAATTGTACAAAAATAG
- a CDS encoding 30S ribosomal protein S11, with the protein MAENDKWGVAHVYSSFNNTIITVTDITGAETITQWSGGKVVRSDRQESSPFAAMEAANRVADDIKEKGIAGLHIKVRASGGNGPRTPGPGAQATIRALARAGIKIGKIEDVTPIPHDGTGRPGGKRGRRV; encoded by the coding sequence ATGGCAGAAAATGATAAATGGGGTGTAGCTCACGTTTACTCATCATTTAACAACACTATTATAACCGTAACTGATATAACTGGTGCTGAAACAATTACACAATGGTCTGGTGGAAAAGTTGTACGTTCTGACAGACAAGAATCATCACCATTTGCAGCTATGGAAGCAGCAAACAGAGTAGCTGATGATATTAAAGAAAAAGGAATTGCTGGACTCCATATTAAAGTACGAGCTTCTGGTGGAAACGGTCCTAGAACACCGGGACCTGGTGCTCAAGCAACAATAAGAGCATTAGCAAGAGCTGGTATAAAAATTGGTAAAATTGAAGACGTAACTCCTATACCTCACGACGGAACTGGTAGACCAGGTGGAAAAAGAGGTAGAAGAGTATAA
- a CDS encoding class I SAM-dependent methyltransferase yields MKTNKEYKELSIKEFNKAATKYESNHRGIYEMCKEDYPPILEEIKKQPFTHLLDAGCATGPMLILLTQEYPEKQYTGLDLSPKMIETAKKKNLPNTTFIEGDCENMPLKSNTYDIVINSQSYHHYPDPLAFFKEVHRVLKPGGKLILRDNTASKPALFFMNKIGMKIANMTGHGDVKASSITEVKEYCQKAGLKILKIERQKKFRLHLVAQKE; encoded by the coding sequence ATGAAAACAAACAAAGAATACAAAGAATTATCCATAAAAGAATTCAACAAAGCAGCAACCAAATACGAATCAAACCATAGAGGAATATACGAAATGTGCAAAGAAGACTACCCACCAATACTAGAAGAAATAAAAAAACAACCATTCACACACCTACTCGACGCAGGATGCGCAACAGGACCAATGCTAATATTACTAACACAAGAATACCCAGAAAAACAATACACAGGACTAGACCTATCACCAAAAATGATAGAAACAGCAAAAAAGAAAAACCTACCCAACACCACATTCATAGAAGGAGACTGTGAAAACATGCCACTAAAATCAAACACCTACGACATAGTAATAAATTCACAAAGTTACCATCATTACCCCGACCCCCTAGCATTCTTTAAAGAAGTACACAGAGTACTTAAACCAGGAGGAAAACTAATACTAAGAGACAACACAGCATCAAAACCAGCACTATTCTTCATGAACAAAATAGGAATGAAAATAGCAAACATGACAGGACACGGTGATGTTAAAGCAAGCAGTATAACAGAAGTAAAAGAATACTGTCAAAAAGCAGGACTTAAAATATTAAAAATAGAACGACAAAAAAAGTTCAGATTACATTTAGTAGCACAAAAAGAATAA